The Hyphomonas sediminis genome contains the following window.
AGCCAACCGGGCGGAGATGATGGGCCTTGGCATCTGGGGCGTGCCCAGTTTCCGGGTGGGCGAGGTCGCCACCTGGGGGCAGGACCGGATGTGGATCATCGAGGACGCACTGAAAGGTTGATCCGGAAACATCCGGACAGGGAGGAAGAGTATGCAGGTTACGAATGAAATGTTTCCGACCGATCCGGCGGTCGTCCAACAGCTGATGCAGCCGGGACCGGAGGGGCCGATCTTCATGGTCAACCTCCTGAAGTTCAAGGACAAGGCAGAGTATGAGGATGGCCGGGAATGCAACCTCACCGGCAAGGAAGCCTACATGATCTATGGGCGCGCGGTTTCCGAGATCCTGCTCAAGTTTGGCGGCAAGGCGATCTTCGCAGGCGACGTGACCTTTCTGACGCTAGGGCAGGTGGAAGAGCTTTGGGATGAAGTGGCCATCGCGATGTATCCCCAGCGTGCCGATATGGTACGCATGTCGATGTCGGCCGAGTGGCAGGAAGCGGCGGTGCACCGGACGGCGGGCCTGAAAGGCCAGCTCAATATAGAAACCGTTTTACCTGCAAATATGAAGGATGCTCTGCTGTCACAAATGGGTGTCAAGGCATAGGCAGACCCGGACTTAATCGCTATTAAAACCGCTGAACCTGGTCTTGGTAAGGAAGCGTAATGTCTGAAATCCTCGAAAACAGCGCGGACACGGCGGATATGGCGTTTGAGAGCGAAGACGGCCGCAAGCGCCGGTCTGAGCGCAGCCGTGAGCAGATCGTCGAAGCGATGTTCGATCTTGTGCGCGGCGGGGAGCTTGATCCGGGCGCGGCACGGATTGCAGAGGTTGCCAATGTGAGCCTGCGGACCGTGTTCCGGCATTTTGAGGAGGTCGACGGCCTCTATCAGGAAATGAACCGGCGCGTGAAGGAAGACGTGATGCCAATCGTGCAGGCACCCTTCAACGCAACCAACTGGCGCGATACCGTCCGTGAACTGGTGGATCGCCGGTCAGAAGTTTTTGAGCGGATCATGCCGTTTCGCGTGTGCGGCAGCATCCGCCGGTTTCGCTCGTCCTTCCTTATGCAAGGGCATCAGGACTTCGTGGCCATGGAGCGTTCCATTCTGGACAGCGTTCTGCCCGAAGAAGTTCGCGCGAACATCGTGTTCGAGGCGGCATTTGATACCGCGCTCGGCTTCGACACCTGGCGGCGCCTGAGACAGGATCGCGGGCTTTCCTTCGATGAAGCGAAGGAAACGGTTCGTCATCTGGTCGAAGCGCTGCTGAAGTCGGTCTGAGGCATTCGCGATGCGCGTGTTGCTGGCGGCTTTATTGCTTACATCGGCAGCAGCATGCGGCGCGAAGGACAAGGTGGCAGCGGGTAGCTGCGGCCTCGCAGCGGACGATATTGGCAAGTTTGTCGATGTGCCGGGCGGAACGCTCGCCAAGGGTAAGAATGCCGTCTATCCCGAAGAAGGGCCGGAGGCGGAGCTGCATGTCGATCCGTTCCGTATACAGATCCATGAAGTCACCAATGGGCAGTTCGCAGCTTTCGTGGCGGCGACCGGCTATGTGACCGATGCCGAACGCGGCATTGCTGAAGGGCGGCCGGGGGCTGGCTCGGCTTTGTTTGATGGTGGGCGCTGGACGCTGGTGCCGGGGGCGAGCTGGAAAGCACCCGCCGGGCCGGGCTCTGATCTTGCGGGCAAGGAGAACTTGCCGGTGATCCATGTATCGCTGGCAGACGCTGAAGCTTATGCGCGCTGGGCGGGCGGGCGCATTCCCAGCGAGGAAGAATGGGAGCACGCCGCGCGCCTTGGCCTGCCTGATCCCGCGCGGGACACCTCCGGCGCCTTTGAAGACGATGGCACGCCGCGCGCGAATACCTGGCAGGGCATCTTTCCGGTGGCCAACACCGTTGACGATGGCTTTGCGGGACCTGCGCCTGCAGGGTGTTTTCCGGCAGACCGGCTCGGCCTTTACGACATGATCGGCAATGTGTGGGAGTGGACCGAGACGCCGTTTGCGCCGGGCAACAACACCATCAAGGGGGGCAGCTATCTCTGCGCCGACAATTTCTGCCGCCGCTATCGCCCGGCCGCGCGCCACCCGCAGGAGGTGGACTTCTCGTCCAACCATATCGGCTTCCGCATCGTGAAGGACGCAGAAGCCGAATAGGCGTCAGTTGGGCCAGTAGACGTATTCCTCGCCCTCGACATAGGCATCGGCCTGTGTGTGGTCGATCTTGATCGGGCTTTCGATTGTATACGGATAGAGCGGCGCGCGGGCGTCTTTCCAGTGCGCGTCGATCAGGGCCTGAAGCTCGGCGAGCTTTTCGGGCTGGCTGTCGGCGAGGTTTACCTGTTCTGTCGGATCCGTATTCAGGTCGAACAGCCAGGACTTTTGCTGGCGGCCATTGACTTGAAGTTTCCATCCGCCAGCGCGCACGACCTTGTAATAGCCGCTCGACCAGAAGATTGCGTCGTCCTTGCGTTCGACAGTGCCTGTGCCTGTTGCCAGCGGAAGCAGGTTCTGGCCATCGATCTCGACACCGGCGGGCAGGGCAGCGCCTGCAGCGGCGGCAAGCGTCGGCATCACGTCGATATGGGCAACGGGCTCATCCACCACTGTGCCGGGCTGGATAACGGCGGGCCATTTGACGAAGAGGGGCACGCGGATGCCGCCCTCGAACAGGGTGATCTTCCAGCCGCGATAGGGCTGGTTCACTTCCGGAATGCCGATATAACCCGCCCCGCCATTGTCGCTGGAGAAGACGATGATGGTGTTATCGGCAAGGCCTTCTTCTTCCAGCTTGTCCATGACGCGGCCAACGCTGCGGTCCACCGCGCGCATCATGGCGGCGTAGACGCGGGCGCGGTGGGGCTCGATATCGCCCACGGCCTCATAGTCTTCCTTCGTGGCCTGAAGCGGCGTGTGGATGCCCCAATGGGCGAGATAGAGGAAGAAGGGCTGGTTCTTGTTGGCGTCGATCACCTTCAGGGCTTCGTCGGTCCAGTAGTCGGTGAGGTAGCCGCCCGGTTCGAACCAGTCGCTGTCATTATAGCTTGCGGCGAATTGCATCCGTGCCCAGAGGAACTTGTCGATGGGGTCGAAGTCCAGCCGTGCTTCCACGCCGCGGGGATCGCCCGCGGGCAGGTAAAGCGCGCTGGCCATGTCGAGGCTTTCGTCAAAGCCCTGATCGTTCGGGCGGAAGGGCGCTTCGTTGCCAAGGTGCCATTTTCCGATATGGACGGTGTGATAGCCGCGTTCCTTCAGCACTTCGGCAATGGTCACCTCTTCGCCCGGCAGGCCTTGCTCCGCGAAGGGGGGCATCAGCTTTTCGTTTTCCTTCACTTGCTCGGTCGGCGGCAGGCCTGTGCGCATCTCGTTGGCAAACATGGGCACGATGCGGGACATGCCCGGCGGCGTGGGCGTGTATTCAAAGCCCGTGCGTGTGGGATAGCGCCCGGTCATCAGCATGGCGCGGGAGGGGGCGCAGGTGCCGGTGCCGGAATAGGCGGTGCTGAACAGTGCGCCTTGCGCGGCCAGCCGGTCGATATTCGGTGTCTTCACCCGGCCACCGGCCATGCCGCCGCCCAAGGTGGAGATGTCATTCATGCCCAGATCGTCGGCCAGAATGAAGATGATGTTCGGCGGACGCTCGGACGGCGCGAGCGCTGCCGCTGCCGGGCCTTGCATCCATTCGACAGGACGGTTGGGCGCCACATCCACACGGCCCGTATGGGTGACCATGTAGAGGATGATTTCCTTGCGATTGAAGAAAGCAAGCGCGCCGAGAATAAGGATGGCCGCGACGAGGCCAAGCAGGATCTTACGGAACATGATGTTTATGCCTTCTTTTTCAGGCCACGGCGGATATTTAGCCCGAACCAGATCAGGCCGCCCAGCAGGATGATGCCGCCGATGGCGAGCGCAATCATCTTCGGCATGGCCCGCTTCAGCACGGCGGCGGTCATGTTCTTCTGGACCTGCGAGACCGAGTTGTAACCGGCGGGTACTTCCAGCACGCCGACACGGGCGGCGTAAGCGGCATAGTCTGCCTGAAGCTGCGAGAAGATTTCCGGATGGGCGGCGGCCATGTCTGCCGTTTCGCCGGGATCGTTATCGAGATTGAACAGGCGCCATTGGCCATCGCCCCAGGGCTGGAGATTGCGGACGATTTTCCACGGGCCTTTGTAGAGCGCGGAGTTGCCGGAGACTTCGATGCCGACCGCGTCATTCTTCGAATAGGCGCCGGTCGCCGCGCCGGAGAGGACTGGCACCAGGCTGCGCCCATCAATGGAAACGCTGCCTTCGGGCGCAGGGCCGGCTTCGGCCATTTCCAGCAGGGTGGGTGTAATGTCGGTCACCATCGCGAAACTGTCGACGCGGCCACTGGCGATGCCGGGGCCAGACATGATGAGCGGCACGCGCAGGCCGCCCTCGGACACATAGAACTTGAACAGATAGCTGGGCGAAGATGCGGCGCTGGCAAATTCCGGCCCGATGAAGCCGTAGCTGCCTTTCTCGCCGATGCCCTCAATGCCGATATGGTAGCCATTGGATTCCAGCCAGGCAGCAAAGCGCGGGTCTTCCGCCGAGGAGGGCTCCGGGCCATTGTCCGACGTGATGACGAAGACGGTGTTCTCGAACTCACCGGTTTCCTTCAGCCGCTCAACCAGGCGGCCGATATGGAAATCCATCGCCTCCAGCATACCGGCATTTACGGCCATGCGCGCAGCAAACAGTTTTTGCTGGTCTTCAGGCAAGTCTTCCCATTTGCGCAGGTTTGGATGGAGCGCGGGCTTTGTGGCGCCTTGCGGAACAAGGCCGATTTCCTGCGCGCGCTGCCAGCGGCGCGTCTGCAACGCTTCCCATCCATCCTTATACGTATCGAGATAGTTTGAGGTGAATTCGGGCGGTGCCTGCACAGGAATGTGCACGGCCTGGAATCCCATATAGGCGAGGAAAGGCGCGTCGCCGGGCGTCTGGTCCATATATTCCATCATCTTGTCGACGATGAAGGTGGAGGAATAGAAGTCCGCTGGCAGGGCGGCGGGCTTGCCATCCTCATACCACGGCGCATCCGCATAATAGGGCATGTAGGACTTGTCTTCCCAGTTATCCGCGCCTGAAGCATCCAGCGCGAAAGACCGGTCGAAACCGTGTGCATCCGGACCATGGCCGTCGCCGCTGCCGAGGTGCCATTTGCCGGTCATCAGCGTGCGATAGCCGAGCGGCTTCAGGCGGGCGGCGAGGGTGGTGACGCCGGGTTCGAGGTTCATCGTATAGCCGGGCTTGCCCACATGTTCCGGCGGGAGGACTTCCGGAATGGTGGAGATGCCGGTGCGGTGATTGTCGATGCCTGTGAGCAGCATGGCGCGCGAGGGCGAACAGAGTGGGGAGGAGCGATACTGCGTGAACATCGCGCCGGAATTGGCCAGCGCGTCGATATTGGGCGTGGCCGCTTCGCCGCCATAGATGCCCAGATCCATCAACGCGGCATCGTCGATCACCATGACGATGAAGTTCGGCTTGTCCGGGGATGCCTGCGCGCCTGCCGGCGCAGAGACGGCAGCAAAAACGGCAACGGCGGCAAGAAGCATTCGCTTCATGATGTATCCCTCCCTTATTTTATCATTGCCGCCATCAGACATTATGACACGATCCGCGTCAATTGATTCCTGCGTTTCGATATTCAGGGTGATGGCGTGGGGGCAGCCTTGGCAATTCGCCTGTGGGGCGATAGCAGTTTCAACACACAGCGTGCCAATAGGCGCGCGAAGCTTATGGAGAGGATACTCATGCGCCGTTACCTGCTTGCGAGCGTTGCAGCCCTGATGCTGCCCGCCACCCTGGCTGCAGCCGAGCCCACCAAGGCGACCAAGGCGACGATCGAGGCCAATAAAGCCTTTGCCGCGGGCCTGCCCTGGGAAGATACGAGTGAAGCGGAACTGGCGGCGCGCGGCTTCATCGCGACGCGCGAAGATCCCATCATCACCGGCAAGGACGGGCAGGAGGTGTTCGACCTCAACGCCTATGACTTCACCGACGGCCCGGCGGCCGACACCATGAACCCGAGCCTCTGGCGCCATCTGGGCCTGCTGAAGAAGCATGGCCTGTTCGAGGTAACACCGGGCATCTGGCAGGTGCGCGGGTTCGACATTTCGGTGATGAGCATCATCGAAGGCGAGACAGGCTATATCATCGTTGATCCGTTGACGGTTACCGAAGCCTCGGCTGCCGCGATGGAGCTGGTGAAACAGCAGCTGGGCGACAAGCCGATCCATGCGGTGATCTACACGCACAGCCATGGCGACCATTTCGGCGGCGTGAAAGGCATTGTCGACGTGGCCGATGTGGAGGCCGGCAAGGTGCAGATCATCGCGCCAGATGGCTTTATGGAGCATGCCGTCAGCGAAAACCTGA
Protein-coding sequences here:
- a CDS encoding DUF1330 domain-containing protein, which gives rise to MQVTNEMFPTDPAVVQQLMQPGPEGPIFMVNLLKFKDKAEYEDGRECNLTGKEAYMIYGRAVSEILLKFGGKAIFAGDVTFLTLGQVEELWDEVAIAMYPQRADMVRMSMSAEWQEAAVHRTAGLKGQLNIETVLPANMKDALLSQMGVKA
- a CDS encoding TetR/AcrR family transcriptional regulator, whose amino-acid sequence is MSEILENSADTADMAFESEDGRKRRSERSREQIVEAMFDLVRGGELDPGAARIAEVANVSLRTVFRHFEEVDGLYQEMNRRVKEDVMPIVQAPFNATNWRDTVRELVDRRSEVFERIMPFRVCGSIRRFRSSFLMQGHQDFVAMERSILDSVLPEEVRANIVFEAAFDTALGFDTWRRLRQDRGLSFDEAKETVRHLVEALLKSV
- a CDS encoding formylglycine-generating enzyme family protein, producing MRVLLAALLLTSAAACGAKDKVAAGSCGLAADDIGKFVDVPGGTLAKGKNAVYPEEGPEAELHVDPFRIQIHEVTNGQFAAFVAATGYVTDAERGIAEGRPGAGSALFDGGRWTLVPGASWKAPAGPGSDLAGKENLPVIHVSLADAEAYARWAGGRIPSEEEWEHAARLGLPDPARDTSGAFEDDGTPRANTWQGIFPVANTVDDGFAGPAPAGCFPADRLGLYDMIGNVWEWTETPFAPGNNTIKGGSYLCADNFCRRYRPAARHPQEVDFSSNHIGFRIVKDAEAE
- a CDS encoding sulfatase — translated: MFRKILLGLVAAILILGALAFFNRKEIILYMVTHTGRVDVAPNRPVEWMQGPAAAALAPSERPPNIIFILADDLGMNDISTLGGGMAGGRVKTPNIDRLAAQGALFSTAYSGTGTCAPSRAMLMTGRYPTRTGFEYTPTPPGMSRIVPMFANEMRTGLPPTEQVKENEKLMPPFAEQGLPGEEVTIAEVLKERGYHTVHIGKWHLGNEAPFRPNDQGFDESLDMASALYLPAGDPRGVEARLDFDPIDKFLWARMQFAASYNDSDWFEPGGYLTDYWTDEALKVIDANKNQPFFLYLAHWGIHTPLQATKEDYEAVGDIEPHRARVYAAMMRAVDRSVGRVMDKLEEEGLADNTIIVFSSDNGGAGYIGIPEVNQPYRGWKITLFEGGIRVPLFVKWPAVIQPGTVVDEPVAHIDVMPTLAAAAGAALPAGVEIDGQNLLPLATGTGTVERKDDAIFWSSGYYKVVRAGGWKLQVNGRQQKSWLFDLNTDPTEQVNLADSQPEKLAELQALIDAHWKDARAPLYPYTIESPIKIDHTQADAYVEGEEYVYWPN
- a CDS encoding arylsulfatase, yielding MKRMLLAAVAVFAAVSAPAGAQASPDKPNFIVMVIDDAALMDLGIYGGEAATPNIDALANSGAMFTQYRSSPLCSPSRAMLLTGIDNHRTGISTIPEVLPPEHVGKPGYTMNLEPGVTTLAARLKPLGYRTLMTGKWHLGSGDGHGPDAHGFDRSFALDASGADNWEDKSYMPYYADAPWYEDGKPAALPADFYSSTFIVDKMMEYMDQTPGDAPFLAYMGFQAVHIPVQAPPEFTSNYLDTYKDGWEALQTRRWQRAQEIGLVPQGATKPALHPNLRKWEDLPEDQQKLFAARMAVNAGMLEAMDFHIGRLVERLKETGEFENTVFVITSDNGPEPSSAEDPRFAAWLESNGYHIGIEGIGEKGSYGFIGPEFASAASSPSYLFKFYVSEGGLRVPLIMSGPGIASGRVDSFAMVTDITPTLLEMAEAGPAPEGSVSIDGRSLVPVLSGAATGAYSKNDAVGIEVSGNSALYKGPWKIVRNLQPWGDGQWRLFNLDNDPGETADMAAAHPEIFSQLQADYAAYAARVGVLEVPAGYNSVSQVQKNMTAAVLKRAMPKMIALAIGGIILLGGLIWFGLNIRRGLKKKA